In Mycobacterium gallinarum, a single window of DNA contains:
- a CDS encoding ArsA family ATPase, with product MNPGPPVARISLFVGKGGVGKSTLATATAVRDARAGMRVLLVSTDQAHSIGDVLGAQITPTGRRKPTRVFADLDNGTDAGGLLDALALDTLALLETHWREIAGMLAGRFPESDLGSVAPEELSALPGIQEVLGLHEVGELAAAGQWDHVVVDCASTADALRMLTLPATFALYLERAWPRHRRLSGTDDARSAAVVGLVERISAGTERLSALLTDGSVLSAHLVMTAERVVAAEAARTLGSLALMGVRIDELIVNQILVQDDSYEYRNLPDHPAFDWYSERISEQQSVLDELDSMIGDVQLVLVPHLAGEPIGPKALGELLDAARRRDGSPPPGPLRPIVDRESGSGLEAVYRLRLELPQVDSTALALGRVDDDLIIGVGGMRRRVRLASVLRRCIVIDAQLRGSELTVRFRPNPEVWPQ from the coding sequence GTGAATCCGGGCCCGCCGGTGGCTCGGATCAGTCTCTTCGTCGGTAAGGGCGGTGTCGGGAAGTCGACTCTGGCCACCGCCACCGCCGTGCGCGACGCCCGCGCGGGCATGCGGGTGCTGCTCGTGTCGACGGATCAGGCGCACTCGATCGGTGACGTCCTGGGCGCGCAAATCACTCCGACCGGGCGACGGAAACCCACCAGGGTCTTCGCCGACCTCGACAACGGCACCGACGCGGGTGGTCTCCTCGACGCGTTGGCGCTCGACACGCTGGCACTGCTGGAGACGCACTGGCGCGAGATCGCCGGGATGCTGGCCGGCAGATTTCCCGAGTCGGATCTGGGAAGCGTTGCCCCCGAAGAACTTTCAGCGCTGCCGGGTATCCAGGAAGTGCTCGGTTTGCACGAGGTCGGCGAGCTGGCGGCAGCTGGTCAGTGGGATCACGTCGTGGTGGACTGCGCGTCGACCGCCGATGCGCTGCGCATGCTCACGCTGCCCGCGACGTTCGCGCTTTACCTGGAGCGCGCCTGGCCCCGGCACCGCCGGCTGTCCGGCACCGACGACGCTCGTTCGGCTGCGGTCGTGGGACTCGTGGAACGCATCAGCGCGGGCACCGAGCGGTTGAGCGCGCTGCTCACCGACGGGTCCGTACTCAGCGCCCATCTGGTGATGACCGCTGAACGGGTGGTCGCCGCCGAGGCGGCCCGCACGCTGGGCTCGCTGGCGTTGATGGGCGTTCGGATCGACGAGTTGATCGTCAACCAGATTCTGGTGCAGGACGATTCATACGAGTACCGCAACCTGCCCGATCATCCCGCGTTTGACTGGTACTCCGAACGGATCTCCGAGCAGCAGTCGGTGCTCGACGAATTGGACAGCATGATCGGCGACGTGCAGCTCGTCCTCGTTCCGCACCTGGCCGGCGAGCCGATCGGTCCGAAAGCACTTGGCGAGCTGCTGGACGCCGCACGCAGGCGCGACGGTTCACCGCCCCCTGGTCCGCTGCGGCCGATCGTGGACAGGGAATCCGGATCCGGTCTCGAAGCCGTCTACCGACTGCGGCTAGAGTTGCCGCAGGTCGACTCAACCGCCCTCGCGCTCGGACGGGTCGACGACGACTTGATCATCGGTGTCGGCGGGATGCGACGCCGTGTTCGACTCGCTTCGGTACTACGTCGTTGCATCGTGATCGACGCGCAGCTGCGAGGCAGTGAACTGACAGTGCGGTTCCGACCGAATCCGGAGGTGTGGCCTCAGTGA
- a CDS encoding glycosyltransferase family 4 protein, translating to MSRVLLVTNDFPPRRGGIQSYLQEFVGHLVDAGAHTLTVYAPKWKGSDEFDRAADYEVVRHPTTLMLPEPSVAGRMRRLIKLHNAETVWFGAAAPLALMAPLARDAGAARVIASTHGHEVGWSMLPLARTALRRIGSGTDAVTYVSRYTRRRFASAFGPHAALEHLPPGVDTERFVPDEIARAQMRARYGLGGRPVVVCLSRLVPRKGQDMLIRALPAIRQRVHGAALVIVGGGPYGKSLRGLAQDFGVSDHVVFTDGVPGEELPAHHAMADVFAMPCRTRGAGLDVEGLGIVYLEASACGVPVVAGRSGGAPETVLDGETGVVVDGWDVGAIAATVSDLLADPDRAARMGAAGRRWAVDNWQWKDQAAKLSDLL from the coding sequence ATGAGTCGGGTCCTGCTGGTTACCAACGATTTTCCGCCCAGACGTGGCGGCATTCAGTCGTACCTCCAGGAATTCGTGGGCCACCTGGTCGACGCGGGTGCCCACACCTTGACGGTGTACGCACCGAAGTGGAAGGGCTCCGACGAGTTCGACCGGGCCGCCGACTACGAGGTGGTGCGGCATCCGACCACGCTGATGCTGCCCGAACCGTCGGTCGCGGGTCGGATGCGGCGACTCATCAAGCTTCACAACGCCGAGACCGTGTGGTTCGGCGCGGCGGCACCGCTGGCGTTGATGGCGCCACTGGCTCGCGACGCGGGCGCCGCCCGGGTGATCGCGAGCACCCATGGCCACGAGGTGGGATGGTCGATGCTCCCGCTGGCCCGAACGGCGTTGCGGCGCATTGGATCCGGGACCGACGCGGTGACTTACGTCAGCCGCTACACCAGGCGGCGGTTCGCGTCGGCGTTCGGTCCGCATGCGGCACTCGAGCATCTGCCGCCGGGTGTGGACACCGAGCGGTTCGTGCCCGACGAGATCGCACGCGCGCAGATGCGGGCCCGCTACGGGCTGGGCGGTCGCCCCGTCGTGGTCTGTCTGTCGCGACTGGTGCCGCGCAAGGGCCAGGACATGTTGATCCGGGCGCTGCCCGCCATCCGGCAACGTGTGCACGGTGCCGCTCTGGTGATCGTCGGCGGCGGCCCCTACGGAAAATCCCTGCGGGGCCTCGCGCAGGACTTCGGGGTGTCCGACCATGTGGTGTTCACCGACGGCGTGCCTGGCGAGGAACTGCCGGCCCATCATGCGATGGCTGACGTGTTCGCGATGCCGTGCCGGACCAGGGGAGCCGGCCTGGACGTCGAAGGTCTGGGCATCGTCTACCTGGAGGCGTCGGCGTGCGGAGTGCCCGTGGTCGCCGGCCGGTCAGGCGGTGCGCCCGAGACCGTGCTCGACGGCGAGACCGGGGTGGTGGTCGACGGCTGGGACGTCGGCGCGATCGCGGCGACCGTGAGCGATCTGCTCGCCGATCCCGACCGGGCGGCCCGGATGGGGGCGGCCGGTCGGCGCTGGGCCGTCGACAACTGGCAGTGGAAGGACCAGGCCGCCAAGTTGTCCGACCTGCTCTAG
- a CDS encoding lysophospholipid acyltransferase family protein has protein sequence MWYWLFKYIFMGPLLSLLGRPKVEGLDYVPRSGPAILASNHLAVADSFFKPLVVRRRITFLAKAEYFTGTGLKGWFQRWFYTAAGQVPIDRSDADSAQAALTTAARVLGEGKLLGMYPEGTRSPDGRLYKGKTGLARLALETGVPVIPVAMIGTDSVNPPGSKMWRFGRVTVKFGKPMDFSRFEGLAGNRFIERAVIDEVMYELMRLSGQEYVDLYAADVKEGKAEPTAKPSARMPEVAAG, from the coding sequence ATGTGGTATTGGCTGTTCAAGTACATCTTCATGGGTCCTTTGCTGTCGTTGCTGGGCCGGCCGAAAGTCGAAGGGCTGGACTATGTTCCGCGCTCGGGACCCGCGATCCTCGCCAGCAACCACCTAGCCGTTGCCGATAGCTTCTTCAAGCCTCTTGTGGTCCGCCGCCGGATCACCTTCCTGGCCAAGGCCGAGTACTTCACCGGAACGGGGCTCAAAGGGTGGTTCCAGCGGTGGTTCTACACCGCCGCGGGCCAGGTGCCGATCGACCGTTCCGACGCCGACAGTGCGCAGGCCGCGTTGACCACCGCGGCGCGGGTGCTCGGTGAGGGCAAGCTGCTCGGTATGTATCCCGAGGGCACCCGCTCACCCGACGGACGGCTCTACAAGGGCAAGACAGGGCTGGCGCGACTGGCGCTGGAGACGGGTGTCCCGGTGATTCCGGTCGCGATGATCGGCACGGATTCCGTCAATCCGCCTGGCAGCAAGATGTGGCGATTCGGCCGGGTCACGGTGAAGTTCGGCAAGCCCATGGACTTCAGCCGGTTCGAGGGCCTGGCAGGCAACCGGTTCATCGAGCGGGCCGTCATCGACGAGGTGATGTACGAGCTGATGCGCCTGTCCGGGCAGGAGTACGTCGACCTGTACGCCGCCGATGTCAAGGAAGGCAAGGCGGAGCCCACCGCGAAGCCGTCCGCCCGTATGCCCGAAGTTGCCGCCGGTTAG
- a CDS encoding DUF4157 domain-containing protein has product MADRLSHAKTRTTLAAVLIAELVCGLLLLGNAGPTQPDPPMAAPASLSTPSSAPTTQTLRDGRTVRLVGLGERTAPLLRRISAHLDDAADAVTGFWGPDWPREIVLVATGTDEQFAAVGGGDSHTAATTAGERIVFAPGAAQMSDESLRIVLRHELFHYAARHATAADAPQWLTEGVADFVARPPTPLPTHAAAMAGAGLPTEAELSGPDRSLAYDRAWWFSRFVADTYGTAALKDLYVRAGGHGHPDVATAAQDALGTDLAAVLAAWRQWPTWGDRPPGR; this is encoded by the coding sequence GTGGCAGATCGCCTCTCGCATGCAAAGACGAGAACCACTCTCGCCGCGGTCCTGATCGCCGAACTGGTCTGCGGACTGCTTCTACTCGGCAATGCCGGACCAACTCAGCCCGATCCGCCGATGGCCGCACCGGCGTCCCTCAGCACGCCCTCCTCGGCGCCGACCACGCAGACGCTGCGAGACGGCCGCACCGTGCGCCTGGTCGGTCTTGGTGAGCGCACCGCCCCCCTGCTGCGGCGCATCTCCGCGCATCTCGACGACGCGGCGGACGCCGTCACCGGCTTCTGGGGACCTGACTGGCCGCGCGAGATCGTCCTGGTGGCGACCGGCACCGACGAACAGTTCGCGGCGGTCGGCGGCGGCGACTCTCACACCGCGGCCACCACCGCCGGTGAACGAATCGTGTTCGCACCCGGCGCTGCGCAGATGAGCGATGAATCGCTGCGAATCGTCTTGCGCCACGAACTGTTCCACTACGCGGCACGTCACGCGACCGCAGCCGATGCACCGCAGTGGCTCACCGAGGGCGTCGCCGACTTCGTCGCTCGCCCTCCCACGCCGCTGCCCACCCACGCCGCCGCTATGGCAGGGGCAGGACTGCCGACCGAGGCGGAGCTCAGCGGGCCCGACCGCTCGCTGGCCTACGACCGCGCCTGGTGGTTCAGCCGGTTCGTGGCCGACACCTACGGCACCGCAGCACTGAAGGACCTCTACGTGCGCGCCGGCGGACACGGCCACCCCGACGTCGCCACCGCGGCGCAAGACGCCCTCGGAACCGACCTCGCCGCAGTGCTGGCCGCATGGCGGCAGTGGCCGACCTGGGGGGACCGCCCACCCGGGCGCTAG
- a CDS encoding SRPBCC family protein: protein MADKTAQTIYIDADPSRVMGVIADIASYPEWVNEYKDCEVLEAGPEGYPKTARLVLDAAVLKDTMVLAYDWKQVDRGSVEWTLVSSSLLKSLNGAYRLSPKGSGTDVTYELSVDLIIPMIGLLKRKAERRLTDTALKDLKKRAEAE from the coding sequence GTGGCGGACAAGACGGCGCAGACCATCTACATCGATGCCGACCCGTCGAGGGTGATGGGTGTCATCGCCGACATCGCGTCCTATCCGGAGTGGGTCAACGAGTACAAGGACTGCGAGGTCCTCGAGGCAGGTCCGGAGGGGTATCCCAAGACGGCGCGACTGGTGTTGGACGCGGCCGTGCTCAAGGACACGATGGTTCTGGCATACGACTGGAAGCAGGTCGACCGCGGCTCGGTGGAGTGGACCTTGGTGTCCAGTTCGCTGCTCAAGTCGTTGAACGGCGCATATCGGTTGTCGCCCAAGGGGTCTGGAACCGACGTTACCTATGAGCTGTCGGTCGACCTGATCATCCCCATGATCGGGCTGCTGAAGCGCAAGGCCGAACGGCGGCTCACCGACACCGCGTTGAAGGACCTCAAGAAACGAGCCGAGGCTGAGTGA
- a CDS encoding polyketide cyclase / dehydrase and lipid transport gives MHSIQIADETFVSADPAEVGTAVGDPANWRRWWPDLRLTVVEDRGEVGHRWTVAGALTGTMEVWLQPALDGVILHYFLHAEPSGVAAWQLAKMNLAKMNHQRRVAGKDMAFEVKRRLEATRPVGVSRLA, from the coding sequence ATGCACAGCATCCAGATCGCCGACGAGACGTTTGTCTCCGCTGACCCCGCCGAGGTGGGAACGGCGGTCGGCGACCCCGCGAATTGGCGCCGCTGGTGGCCCGACCTGCGGCTGACCGTGGTGGAGGACCGCGGCGAGGTCGGTCACCGGTGGACAGTCGCCGGCGCGCTCACCGGCACGATGGAAGTCTGGCTGCAGCCCGCCCTGGACGGGGTGATCCTGCATTATTTCCTGCATGCTGAACCGTCGGGCGTGGCGGCCTGGCAGCTGGCGAAGATGAACCTCGCCAAAATGAACCATCAGCGCCGGGTAGCGGGCAAAGACATGGCGTTCGAGGTGAAGCGGCGCCTGGAGGCGACGCGCCCGGTCGGGGTATCCCGGCTGGCGTGA
- a CDS encoding AMP-dependent synthetase/ligase, protein MREFSVPASFTVGEYDNVVSSVFSHERDDPDHVIFQRLVDGVWTDVTCKEAADQIRSAALGLIAEGVAPGDRVAVLSATRYEWPILDFAILAAGAVTVPIYETSSAEQVKYVLENSGAVLIFAESDAHADKIEQFKGEVPSLRTVLRIDGSDTPALDALAAAGASVDAKQLDDRLAGVKSSDPATLIYTSGTTGRPKGCQLTHSNLLYEIRGAKDCFPTHLAKGERMLVFLPLAHVLARAITVAAFTNKVTLGFTSDIKNLVPTFAVFKPTLVVSVPRVFEKVYNTAEQNAESGGKGKIFTAAADTAIEWSKAQDTGGPGLVLKLKHALFDKLVYGKLRAALGGECHAAISGGAPLGARLGHFYRGVGLSIYEGYGLTETSAAITVNRVGDLRVGSVGKLLPGNSMKLGEDGELLVKGGVVFSGYWRNEAETNAVFSDGWFHTGDLGAIDDDGFLTIIGRKKEIIVTAGGKNVAPAILEDRLRAHPLISQAMAVGDAKPFIAALITIDPEAFDGWKDRNGKNAGASVGDLATDPDLVAEIDLAVKEANEAVSKAEAIRKFRILGVDFTEDTGELTPTMKVKRKVVAEKFATDIEGLYAKD, encoded by the coding sequence GTGCGCGAGTTCAGTGTCCCCGCCTCATTCACCGTGGGTGAGTATGACAATGTCGTCAGCTCCGTCTTCAGCCACGAGCGCGACGATCCCGACCACGTGATCTTCCAGCGCCTCGTCGACGGCGTATGGACCGACGTCACGTGCAAGGAGGCCGCCGATCAGATCCGTTCGGCGGCACTGGGGTTGATCGCCGAGGGTGTGGCCCCCGGTGATCGCGTCGCCGTCCTGTCGGCCACCCGCTACGAGTGGCCGATCCTGGACTTCGCGATTCTCGCCGCGGGTGCGGTGACGGTGCCGATCTATGAGACCAGCTCCGCCGAGCAGGTGAAATACGTACTCGAGAATTCCGGCGCGGTGCTGATATTCGCCGAGTCCGACGCTCACGCCGACAAGATCGAGCAGTTCAAGGGCGAGGTGCCCTCGTTGCGCACGGTGCTGCGGATCGACGGTTCGGATACGCCCGCGCTCGACGCGCTCGCCGCGGCGGGCGCGTCGGTGGACGCCAAACAGCTCGATGACCGCCTGGCCGGCGTGAAGTCCTCCGACCCCGCGACGCTGATCTACACGTCGGGCACCACCGGCAGACCGAAAGGCTGCCAACTCACCCATTCCAACCTGCTCTACGAGATCCGCGGCGCCAAGGACTGCTTCCCCACGCACCTGGCCAAGGGCGAACGGATGCTGGTGTTCCTGCCGCTCGCGCACGTACTGGCCCGCGCGATCACCGTCGCCGCGTTCACCAACAAGGTGACGCTCGGGTTCACCAGCGACATCAAGAACCTCGTGCCGACGTTCGCGGTCTTCAAGCCGACGTTGGTGGTGTCGGTGCCGCGGGTGTTCGAAAAGGTGTACAACACCGCCGAGCAGAACGCCGAAAGTGGCGGCAAGGGCAAGATTTTCACGGCCGCCGCCGACACCGCGATCGAGTGGAGCAAGGCGCAGGACACCGGCGGCCCCGGTCTTGTGCTCAAACTCAAGCACGCGCTGTTCGACAAGCTGGTCTACGGCAAGCTCCGGGCCGCACTCGGCGGCGAATGTCACGCCGCGATTTCCGGCGGCGCCCCGCTTGGTGCACGGCTGGGCCACTTCTACCGCGGCGTCGGGCTCTCGATCTACGAGGGCTACGGGCTCACCGAGACCAGCGCGGCCATCACCGTGAACCGCGTCGGCGACCTGCGCGTGGGTTCGGTCGGCAAGCTGCTGCCCGGCAACAGTATGAAGCTCGGTGAGGACGGCGAGCTGCTGGTCAAGGGCGGCGTCGTGTTCAGCGGCTACTGGCGCAACGAAGCCGAGACCAACGCGGTGTTCTCCGACGGCTGGTTCCACACCGGCGATCTGGGCGCCATCGACGACGACGGCTTCCTGACGATCATCGGTCGCAAGAAGGAGATCATCGTCACCGCCGGCGGCAAGAACGTCGCACCCGCCATCCTCGAAGACCGGCTGCGGGCCCACCCGTTGATCAGTCAGGCGATGGCGGTCGGTGACGCGAAACCTTTCATCGCAGCGCTCATCACGATTGACCCCGAGGCGTTCGACGGCTGGAAGGACCGCAACGGAAAAAACGCGGGCGCGTCGGTCGGTGACCTGGCCACCGACCCCGACCTGGTCGCCGAGATCGACCTGGCCGTCAAGGAGGCCAACGAGGCCGTGTCCAAGGCCGAGGCGATCCGCAAGTTCCGGATCCTGGGCGTGGACTTCACCGAGGACACCGGCGAACTGACCCCGACGATGAAGGTCAAGCGCAAGGTGGTGGCCGAGAAGTTCGCCACCGATATCGAGGGTTTGTACGCGAAGGACTAG